Proteins encoded in a region of the Zea mays cultivar B73 chromosome 4, Zm-B73-REFERENCE-NAM-5.0, whole genome shotgun sequence genome:
- the LOC100285829 gene encoding cys2/His2 zinc-finger transcription factor: protein MGKNTCKLCSRRFASPRALAGHMRSHYMAAAKETAATATAAAAAAAAAAKQQISSASSASTSIAAADEEVGLMMTASTNGLRENPKRSLGVADVGFSDRESETESTPPQAKRVNAAGIWGEPEASSSLSEVATPEDVALSLMMLSRDSWPSGVLAEKDGSDDRSDDGYAPPAPPRRAPAPVVEKRTQFQCVACKKVFRSYQALGGHRASNVRGGRGGCCAPPVAPPAPPPQPQPPLSPLPEHRDGGEDEDMNAKQQPRECPHCGRVFSGQALGEHMRFHVCASSPLAGTGTGTATASTTSAATPASPTNSPSMIDLNVAPQSEEVEHSAVSDPRFNPGA from the coding sequence ATGGGGAAGAACACATGCAAGCTCTGCTCCCGCCGCTTCGCCAGTCCCCGCGCCCTCGCCGGGCACATGCGCTCTCATTACATGGCCGCAGCTAAGGAGacggcggcgacggcgacggcggcggcggcggcggccgcagcAGCGGCGAAGCAGCAGATCTCTTCGGCATCATCCGCGTCGACCTCCatcgccgccgccgacgaggaagtCGGCTTGATGATGACCGCTTCCACCAACGGGCTCCGGGAGAATCCGAAGCGCAGCCTTGGCGTGGCGGATGTCGGTTTCTCGGATCGCGAGAGCGAGACCGAGTCGACCCCGCCGCAGGCCAAGCGCGTGAACGCCGCCGGCATCTGGGGCGAACCCGAGGCGTCGAGCTCGCTGTCAGAGGTCGCAACGCCGGAGGACGTGGCGCTATCCCTCATGATGCTCTCTCGTGACTCGTGGCCGTCGGGTGTACTCGCCGAGAAGGACGGCTCCGACGACAGAAGCGACGACGGCTAcgcgccgcccgccccaccccggcgGGCCCCGGCGCCGGTGGTGGAGAAGCGGACGCAGTTCCAGTGCGTCGCGTGCAAGAAGGTCTTCCGCTCCTACCAGGCGCTTGGCGGACACCGCGCCAGCAACGTGCGCGGCGGCAGAGGCGGCTGCTGCGCGCCTCCCGTGGCTCCTCCGGCCCCACCCCCGCAGCCCCAGCCGCCGCTGTCGCCATTGCCGGAGCACCGTGACGGAGGCGAGGACGAGGACATGAACGCCAAGCAGCAGCCGCGCGAGTGCCCCCACTGCGGCCGCGTGTTCTCGGGGCAGGCTCTCGGGGAGCACATGCGGTTCCATGTGTGCGCCTCGTCGCCGCTTGCCGGCACCGGCACcggcaccgccaccgcctccaccACCTCAGCCGCCACTCCTGCGTCCCCGACCAACAGTCCCTCCATGATCGATCTGAACGTGGCGCCGCAGTCCGAGGAGGTGGAGCACTCTGCCGTGTCAGATCCCCGCTTCAATCCAGGTGCCTGA